A single Oncorhynchus mykiss isolate Arlee chromosome 22, USDA_OmykA_1.1, whole genome shotgun sequence DNA region contains:
- the LOC110501616 gene encoding cell surface glycoprotein CD200 receptor 1-A isoform X2 — MGKTWIIGVISLLAVSATWSLETAARSEHFHLGNNAILKCSNKTWSEMIYTIWKIQLGGIKCQISSSNDNQNLNTCNDGKAMLNTSRGESYLQIPGFSKRDEGIYHCESAYKAGIYAANIDVSLIAPPNVFAWLEWEGSRQVAVCLAEGGKPAASISWSENWNSTSTTTLNLDGFNKVESRLVLPEGIATGNLTCAVTHPSWEEVHMVTPGIVIPWRLVIISVGTISFIMVILGGLYFTRKHPCRISPKAPQSQDYVEEVEPYASYVQSANLIYNSSAGLFT; from the exons atggggaagacaTGGATTATAGGAGTCATCTCTCTCCTGGCTGTTTCTGCAACCTGGAGCTTAGAAACAG CTGCCAGGAGTGAACATTTCCACCTGGGGAATAATGCCATCTTAAAGTGCAGCAATAAGACTTGGAGTGAGATGATCTACACCATCTGGAAAATACAACTGGGTGGAATAAAGTGTCAAATATCATCTAGTAATGATAACCAAAATCTGAACACATGCAATGATGGAAAAGCAATGCTCAACACATCCAGGGGTGAATCCTACCTGCAGATTCCAGGGTTCTCAAAGAGAGATGAAGGAATCTACCACTGTGAGTCAGCGTACAAAGCAGGAATCTACGCCGCAAACATTGATGTATCACTAATAG CCCCTCCCAATGTGTTTGCCTGGCTAGAGTGGGAGGGCAGTAGGCAGGTGGCTGTGTGTTTGGCTGAAGGGGGGAAACCAGCTGCCTCCATCTCCTGGAGTGAAAACTGGAACTCTACTTCAACCACCACATTGAACCTAGATGGCTTCAACAAAGTAGAGAGTCGATTGGTCCTGCCTGAGGGGATTGCTACGGGCAACCTGACTTGTGCTGTCACACATCCCTCCTGGGAAGAGGTGCATATGGTGACACCAG GAATCGTCATACCCTGGCGATTAGTCATAATCTCAGTGGGAACTATAAGCTTCATCATGGTTATTCTGGGGGGTTTATACTTCACACGAAAACACCCCTGCAGAATTAG CCCCAAGGCTCCTCAG tCACAGGACTATGTGGAGGAAGTAGAACCCTACGCCAGCTATGTACAAAGTGCCAATTTAATCTACAACTCCTCTGCAGGCCtgttcacataa
- the LOC110501616 gene encoding cell surface glycoprotein CD200 receptor 1-A isoform X1: protein MGKTWIIGVISLLAVSATWSLETGYNHNISVISHTSPFLTSTAPLGLQHGVIAARSEHFHLGNNAILKCSNKTWSEMIYTIWKIQLGGIKCQISSSNDNQNLNTCNDGKAMLNTSRGESYLQIPGFSKRDEGIYHCESAYKAGIYAANIDVSLIAPPNVFAWLEWEGSRQVAVCLAEGGKPAASISWSENWNSTSTTTLNLDGFNKVESRLVLPEGIATGNLTCAVTHPSWEEVHMVTPGIVIPWRLVIISVGTISFIMVILGGLYFTRKHPCRISPKAPQSQDYVEEVEPYASYVQSANLIYNSSAGLFT, encoded by the exons atggggaagacaTGGATTATAGGAGTCATCTCTCTCCTGGCTGTTTCTGCAACCTGGAGCTTAGAAACAG GATATAACCACAACATTTCTGTGATCTCTCACACTTCCCCTTTCCTCACCTCCACTGCGCCTCTAGGCCTACAACACGGAGTCATTG CTGCCAGGAGTGAACATTTCCACCTGGGGAATAATGCCATCTTAAAGTGCAGCAATAAGACTTGGAGTGAGATGATCTACACCATCTGGAAAATACAACTGGGTGGAATAAAGTGTCAAATATCATCTAGTAATGATAACCAAAATCTGAACACATGCAATGATGGAAAAGCAATGCTCAACACATCCAGGGGTGAATCCTACCTGCAGATTCCAGGGTTCTCAAAGAGAGATGAAGGAATCTACCACTGTGAGTCAGCGTACAAAGCAGGAATCTACGCCGCAAACATTGATGTATCACTAATAG CCCCTCCCAATGTGTTTGCCTGGCTAGAGTGGGAGGGCAGTAGGCAGGTGGCTGTGTGTTTGGCTGAAGGGGGGAAACCAGCTGCCTCCATCTCCTGGAGTGAAAACTGGAACTCTACTTCAACCACCACATTGAACCTAGATGGCTTCAACAAAGTAGAGAGTCGATTGGTCCTGCCTGAGGGGATTGCTACGGGCAACCTGACTTGTGCTGTCACACATCCCTCCTGGGAAGAGGTGCATATGGTGACACCAG GAATCGTCATACCCTGGCGATTAGTCATAATCTCAGTGGGAACTATAAGCTTCATCATGGTTATTCTGGGGGGTTTATACTTCACACGAAAACACCCCTGCAGAATTAG CCCCAAGGCTCCTCAG tCACAGGACTATGTGGAGGAAGTAGAACCCTACGCCAGCTATGTACAAAGTGCCAATTTAATCTACAACTCCTCTGCAGGCCtgttcacataa
- the cfap91 gene encoding cilia- and flagella-associated protein 91 gives MSISVTRTFHKQNETNKGFTQQRVHDYLYDPVYTVSGEMDHARASFKAHASVDRVRKVPEYGSMFSHLPHHPRYVLRLDTTDPVPAFIDRRWRGYTEQRREAVQQLARVVPGPLFQVRGCKDSSVSGIDRWKFFKCPLIPFAQQVPPDVVFALPKANPYSTVEGGSEQLPTPFQRTMGVQTDYRDSEAQTDPYTPEYVVRPGTARPELLTLATLTWGRGLPAGLAEVEMIERTRVKRAWEATLPPMDDLSQLDKRKRMMDEMERKEWAFREDEIQKLQEARLALLMGLLRQREEVQQEATVDRLDLKYSQHQRDEKSKLSKIRNDYIISMRKLTAKRKNVEGKLKRRDIIKDYSNYSSQTYAPLSRIGLFPDRHSQRNMVKSRYLDTYEGLLELEAGLPVSVTEPCIKAPVPKVSKGFVKRSARREMELMKTHQALKEEKTRVEQKKTLRFLFKTEKSVPRPQTPVVDEPPEGDEERELAVIYLQKLLRGRSIQNQMFEGKEKRLELIQELRTTHALQREEQELQRADTQLTLALQRQREQHTHKASLVEGYQAAVAGAELVDMLDFLSKELIRLQEERRIHAFTLLAERDRRLREAEESGRRQMEERRRREEDEIFKQVMRVHQETVDLYLEDIILGTLDQTADQQARQEIRRVAEEVNNIAYAMEETRSSLQSEEIVAELVYSFLIPEVQKINVRDRVRQSQRRHLQAAHQIIHGGEESSVAPPPGSPGAQRPPSPSDRASSQLLEEMLTHVEQKLEGAGRGEEERREVGEAEQKRTS, from the exons ATGAGTATATCAGTAACTCGAACATTTCATAAGCAAAATGAAACCAACAAAGGTTTTACACAACAGCGGGTACACGACTATCTATATG ACCCCGTATATACTGTGTCCGGGGAAATGGACCATGCAAGGGCCAGCTTCAAGGCACATGCATCAGTGGACCGGGTG AGGAAGGTTCCAGAGTATGGGTCCATGTTCAGTCACCTACCTCACCACCCTCGTTACGTCTTGCGTCTGGACACCACTGACCCTGTGCCCGCTTTTATTGACCGCCGCTGGCGAGGGTACACAGAGCAGCGCAGAGAGGCAGTTCAGCAGCtggcaag GGTCGTTCCTGGTCCTCTGTTTCAGGTCAGAGGCTGCAAAGACAGCAGTGTTTCAGGCATTGATCGTTGGAAGTTTTTCAAGTG CCCCCTGATCCCCTTTGCACAGCAGGTTCCCCCCGATGTGGTCTTTGCATTGCCCAA AGCTAACCCATACTCTACAGTGGAGGGGGGTAGTGAGCAGCTGCCCACTCCATTCCAGCGCACCATGGGAGTGCAGACTGACTACAGGGACAGTGAGGCCCAGACGGACCCCTACACCCCCGAATACGTGGTACGGCCCGGGACGGCCCGCCCAGAGCTGTTGACACTGGCCACACTGACATGGG gTCGTGGTCTTCCGGCGGGTCTGGCGGAGGTGGAAATGATTGAGCGAACCAGGGTGAAGCGGGCGTGGGAGGCCACCCTGCCCCCCATGGACGACCTGAGTCAACTagacaagaggaagaggatgatggatgagatggagaggaaggagtgggCCTTCAGGGAGGACGAGATCCAGAA GCTGCAGGAGGCTCGCCTGGCCTTGCTGATGGGTCTActgaggcagagggaggaggttCAGCAAGAGGCCACGGTGGACAGGCTGGACCTCAAGTACTCCCAGCACCAGAGAGACGAGAAGAGCAAGCTGAGCAAGatacgcaatgactacatcatct caatgAGGAAGCTGACAGCGAAAAGAAAAAATGTGGAGGGAAAGCTAAAACGCCGTGACATCATCAAGGACTACTCCAACTACTCATCTCAGACGTACGCCCCTCTGTCCCGCATCGGCCTGTTCCCTGACCGCCACTCCCAACGCAACATGGTCAAGAGCCGCTACCTTGATACCTATGAAG GTCTGCTGGAGCTGGAGGCGGGACTTCCGGTCTCAGTGACAGAGCCATGTATCAAAGCCCCCGTACCCAAAGTCAGCAAGGGCTTCGTTAAACGCTCTGCACGCAGAGAGATGGAGCTCATGAAGAcacaccag GCTCTGAAGGAGGAGAAGACTCGTGTGGAGCAGAAGAAGACCCTGCGCTTCCTCTTTAAGACAGAGAAATCTGTTCCTCGACCACAGACCCCCGTGGTGGACGAGCCCCCTGAG ggggacgaggagagagagttGGCTGTCATCTACTTGCAgaagctgctgaggggaagaAGCATTCAGAACCAG atgtTTGAGGGGAAGGAGAAGCGTCTAGAGCTGATCCAGGAGCTGAGAACCACTCATGCcctgcagagagaggagcaggagctGCAGAGAGCAGACACACAGCTCACGCTGGctctgcagagacagagagagcaacacacacacaag GCATCCTTGGTGGAGGGGTACCAGGCAGCTGTGGCAGGGGCGGAGCTTGTAGACATGCTCGACTTCCTATCGAAGGAGCTGATTCGCCTACAGGAGGAACGCAGGATCCATGCCTTCACCTTATTGGCCGAGAGAGACAGGCGCCTCCGAGAGGCCGAGGAGAGTGGGCGGAGACAGATGGAAGAGAGGAGAcgtagagaggaggatgagatctTCAaacag gtgATGAGGGTTCAtcaggagacagtagatctgtaccTGGAGGACATCATCCTGGGGACTCTGGACCAGACAGCAGACCAACAGGCCAGACAGGAGATACGCAGAGTGGCAGAGGAGGTCAACAACATCGCATACGCCATGGAGGAGac tcggaGCAGCCTGCAGTCAGAGGAGATCGTAGCAGAGCTGGTGTACAGCTTCCTGATCCCTGAGGTACAGAAGATCAACGTCAGAGACAGAG TGCGTCAGAGCCAGCGCAGGCACCTCCAGGCGGCTCACCAGATCATCCACGGGGGTGAAGAGAGCTCAGTGGCCCCTCCTCCTGGCTCCCCTGGGGCCCAGCGCCCCCCCTCGCCCTCGGACAGGGCCTCCAGCCAGCTCCTGGAGGAGATGCTAACCCATGTCGAACAGAAGCTGGAGGGAgcaggcaggggagaggaggagcgcagggaggtgggagaggcagagcagaAAAGAACCAGCTGA